The Terriglobales bacterium DNA segment GGTCCTTGCTGAACACATCGGATTCGACAGAAGTTGCAGGGATCTGTCGCATGATCTTCCACCGGTTAAGCTTTGGCTGTCCGTCAACGAAACGCCAGCAATAGGAGTCGAAGCTTCCGAACTCTTCCTGGATTTTGAGAAACGCGCGTGCGTTGCGCACGGCGGCCGCAATCTTCATACGGTTGCGAATGATCTCAGAATTTAATGCGAGCTTCTCGATTCGTCGAGCCGAATATCGCGCGACTTTCTCGGGTTCAAACCCATCGAAAGCGCGCCGATAACCTTCCCGCTTCTTCAGTACAATCGTCC contains these protein-coding regions:
- a CDS encoding DNA-3-methyladenine glycosylase I; this encodes TIVLKKREGYRRAFDGFEPEKVARYSARRIEKLALNSEIIRNRMKIAAAVRNARAFLKIQEEFGSFDSYCWRFVDGQPKLNRWKIMRQIPATSVESDVFSKDLKRRGFSFVGSTIVYAHMQAVGMVNDHLVDCFRYREIRQDWKAGSSA